ACGCCTCGGTCTTCCTCCGCGGGGCCGACGCGGCGCGCTGGGCGGCCACGGGCTATGCCGAGGTCGCGGGTGCAGCCGAGGGCGCAAACGCCTACACCTCGTTCCACTCCGAGTCCTTCGCGCGGGCCCTCTTCGCGGAGTTTTCCTCCGCCGCGTTCTTCCCGCGTGGCGCCGCGGACGGCGCGCCGCGCCGGTTCCCCGTGGCGTCGCTGCAGGACGTCTACGTCCTGGCCCGCTGAGGCGATTCGTGAAGCTCCTCCGTACGCTCGCCGCGAATCTCTTCGTCCCGCTCGGGATCGCCGTGGTCCTGTTCCTCGCGTTCGAGGGCGGGTGCCGCGCGGCGCTGCGCGTCCGCACGGGTGCGTGGCCCGAGACCCGCGTCGAGGCGTACACGAAGTTCGTCGAGAAGATCGGGCGCGCCTATCGGCTCCATCCCCGCCTCGTCGTCGCGGGGCGGCCGGACGCGACGCTCGAGGCCGCGGGCAAGGTGGTCCACTTCAACGCACGCGGCCAGCGCGCGACGAACGTCCGCGACCTCGCGGTTCCGAAGCCCGCGGGCGTCTTCCGGATCGTCTGCGAGGGAGGGTCGACGACTTTCGACCTCCTCGCGGCGGACGACGCGTCGACCTGGCCGGCGCGCCTCGGGGCGCTCCTCGCGCCGCGGGCCGACGTCGCGAACGCCGGCTTCCCGGGCTGGACGAGCCTCGAGAGCCTCGTTTCGCTCGAGATCCGCGACCTCGAGCTGGACCCGGATCTCGTCGTCGTCTTCTCCGGCGTCAACGACCTCCAGCCGGCCGGCCACGTGCCGTTCCGCGCGGACTACTCCGAAGGGCACACGGACATCCTGCCGCGCGTGCTCGGAGTCGTCCCGGTGCCGGTCCGCCTCGTTTCGCGCTCGGTCTTCCTCGAGTCGCTCCTCGGCCGCCTGCGCGGCCCGGGCGACTCGCTGGCCGCCGAGGGCTTCGCGCCCTCGTACGCGTGGAACGGCGGACCCAGGCAGGACGACATTCCGGCTGCGGCGGTCGCCGTCTACGAACGCAACCTGCGTTCGACGATCGCCGCCGCGCGCACGCACGGCGCGCGGACGCTGCTCGTCGCGCAGTCGGCGCGCATCCGCTCGGGGCACGAGGCCGCCGACCGCGCGTGGCTCGAGGGCTGGGCTCCCGGGCTCACGCCGGCCGGCTACCTCGCGGGCCTCGCGCGCTACAACGCCGTCGCGCGCGCGCTCGCCGCGGACGGGGCGGCTCTCTTTCTCGACCCGTTCGCCGGCGGCGCGTTCCCCGAGTCCGCGTTCGCGGACCCCGTGCACTTCACGCCGGAGGGGTCCGAGCGGTTCGCCGAGGCGCTCGCGGCGTACCTCAAGGCCCCGGGCGGGCCGCTGGCGCCGCGCTGAGCGTCAGAGGTGGCGGTCGAGGCCCCGGTCGTCCCACGACGACGGGTCTTCGAGCGGTTCGAGGTGGGTCGTGACCGTGCTGCCGGGGAGGGCGCCGGCGACGCCGCGTTCGATCTCCTCGCAGACGTCGTGCCCCTGCTTGACGGTCCACGAGCCCGGGACGAGGACGTGCATCTGGATGAAGTGGCGCGGCCCCGCGCGGCGGGTCCGGATGTCGTGCAGGACGATCCCGCGCTCGTGGAACGGTGCGAGCGCCGCCGTGAGCGCCGCCTGCTCGTCCTCGCCGATGGCCTTGTCGAGGAGGCCGTACCCGGTCTCCTGCAGGAGCCGCACCGCGGTATAGACGATGTTCGCGGCGACGAGCAGCGCGACGATGGGGTCGAGGATCAGCCAGCCCGTGAGCTTCACGAGGAGGACACCGACGAGGACGCCTGCGGACGTCCAGACGTCCGTGAGGAGGTGCTGCGCGTCGGCCCGCAGCGTGATCGAGCGGAGCCGTTTGCCCTCGCGCAGGAGGATGAACGCGACGACGCCGTTCACGGCGGAGGCGAGGACCGAGATCCCGAGGCCGAGGCCCACGTTCTCGATCGGCTGGAGGCTCTTGAGCCGCTCGACGGCCGTCACCGCGATCGCGACGGACGCGGCGAGGATCATGAGGCCCTCGAAGCCGCTCGCGAAGTACTCGGCCTTCGTCTGCCCGAACGCGTAGGTGGAGTCGGCAGGGCGGCTCGCGCGGCGCAGAGCCCAGAACGCGACGAGCGCCGCGAGAAGGTTCACGCCCGACTCGGCCGCGTCCGAGAGGAGGCCGACGGAGCCCGTGAGCTTCCAGGCGTAGACCTTCAAGGCGATCGTCACGACGGCGGCGGCGATCGACAGGAGGGCCCAGCTCGACGCGGAGCGGTCGCTCATGCGCGCGGGAGACTGCGTCGGAAGGCGCGGCGCGTCAAGCGAAGCGCGGTCCTGCGACCGGGTCTCGCGCGCGCCCCTGCTACGCTTCCTGCGTGCGCGCGCTCGTCTGCGATGGTCCCGGGACTCCGGTCCTCAAGGATGTGGCGGTGCCCGAGCCCGGCCCGGGCGAGGTTCTCGTGCGCGTCGCCGCGGCGCTCACGTGCGGGACCGACCTCAAGATCGCGCAGCGCGGCCACCCGAAGATCCCGTTCCCGCTGACGCTGGGCCACGAGTGGGCGGGCGTCGTCGAGAAGGCGGGCGCGGGTGCCGCGTGGACATCCGGAACGCGCGTCACGTCGGCCGTCTCGGCGCCGTGCGGCGACTGCGAGGCCTGCCGCAAGGGCCGCGAGAATC
This sequence is a window from Acidobacteriota bacterium. Protein-coding genes within it:
- a CDS encoding cation transporter, which gives rise to MSDRSASSWALLSIAAAVVTIALKVYAWKLTGSVGLLSDAAESGVNLLAALVAFWALRRASRPADSTYAFGQTKAEYFASGFEGLMILAASVAIAVTAVERLKSLQPIENVGLGLGISVLASAVNGVVAFILLREGKRLRSITLRADAQHLLTDVWTSAGVLVGVLLVKLTGWLILDPIVALLVAANIVYTAVRLLQETGYGLLDKAIGEDEQAALTAALAPFHERGIVLHDIRTRRAGPRHFIQMHVLVPGSWTVKQGHDVCEEIERGVAGALPGSTVTTHLEPLEDPSSWDDRGLDRHL